One genomic segment of Nocardioides cavernaquae includes these proteins:
- a CDS encoding MMPL family transporter, which translates to MRALASLSVRRAPFVVLLWLAIIVGLNIGVPQLEAVIAKDTTAFVPEDAPSIAAYSHMDQAFGTGETKAVVFVAGEREGGLTAADRAWFTALSGRIAAAEDEVTTTTDLTRKGVWEALVSKDGEAVYLQVGLPSDVGTPTASQEIHEVREVVATDVPAGLSVAVTGPAATITDTQDTIEHDIAKITVVTVVLIAIILLLLYRSLGVTVLVLTFIGAALGAGRAVAALGGEMGWFHVSTFTASFVTAIVLGAATDYAIFLLSRFHEQRRAGVEAREAARAATVKVSSVIVGSALTVVLATAAMGLAEIGMFSTTGPAIALAVAFTLLLCLSLLPAMLALIGPRGWVDPKPARSEARWAGVAAYVVARPARVLALGLLPLILLALFYPFMDLAYDQRRVQPKDTESNDGYALLADHYPANEVLADYVLITSDHDLRNSKDIAAIEQAAASVARLPGVESVRTVSRPLGTTLEQASLGYQMGVAGDRLGKASAGVQKGVKSAEELSAGASELSTGAGQVADGATRAVDGADRLLAGADELASGVARLAAGADSATAGARRLRDGANQLADGLESGLDQAQVAVDGLGLAYNALRQSLVCGLDPYCSRARDGIRQIWVGERDQLIPGLRDAVAAARAIADGSASLEDGLAQMQAGLSKADAGAAQLRAGQATLADKLGDLASGAGQVAEGSEKVAGGTSQVAGRIEELGTGLTDASSYLNQTAAETKDPALGGFYLPPAAFHDERFALARGLFISPDGKSARMIVVGSTDAFGKESIDRSAELLDATELALAGGPLAGSTIEAAGMPSSLADIRELSTRDFRMVALLSLLVVLIILLVLLRSVVAALFLLSSVVLSYAAAIGLGVLFWQVLLDKPLDWTVPSIAFVLLVAVGADYNMLLIKRIRDEAPNGEPEGVARALAVTGSVITAAGLIFAASVFAMMSGSVLTLTQIGFTIGMGLLLDTFIVRTLVVPAFAALVGPRLWWPKIEAGAAARQSSPAT; encoded by the coding sequence ATGCGTGCCCTGGCTTCCCTCTCCGTCCGGCGTGCACCCTTCGTGGTGCTGCTCTGGCTCGCGATCATCGTCGGACTCAACATCGGCGTGCCGCAGCTCGAGGCCGTCATCGCCAAGGACACGACCGCCTTCGTCCCTGAGGACGCGCCGTCCATCGCGGCGTACTCCCACATGGACCAGGCGTTCGGCACGGGCGAGACCAAGGCCGTCGTGTTCGTGGCGGGGGAGCGGGAGGGCGGCCTGACGGCTGCCGACAGGGCGTGGTTCACGGCCCTCTCCGGACGGATCGCGGCGGCCGAGGACGAGGTCACCACGACCACCGACCTGACCCGCAAGGGTGTCTGGGAGGCGCTGGTCAGCAAGGACGGCGAGGCGGTCTACCTGCAGGTCGGGCTGCCCTCCGACGTGGGCACGCCGACCGCGTCGCAGGAGATCCACGAGGTCCGGGAGGTCGTCGCCACCGACGTGCCCGCAGGCCTCTCGGTCGCGGTCACCGGGCCCGCGGCGACGATCACCGACACCCAGGACACGATCGAGCACGACATCGCCAAGATCACCGTGGTGACAGTCGTCCTGATCGCGATCATCCTGCTGCTGCTCTACCGCTCGCTCGGCGTGACGGTCCTGGTCCTCACCTTCATCGGTGCCGCGCTCGGCGCCGGCCGCGCGGTCGCGGCACTCGGTGGCGAGATGGGCTGGTTCCACGTCTCGACCTTCACCGCGTCGTTCGTGACCGCGATCGTGCTGGGTGCGGCGACCGACTACGCGATCTTCCTGCTCAGCCGGTTCCACGAGCAGCGGCGGGCCGGTGTCGAGGCGCGCGAGGCTGCGCGCGCGGCCACGGTCAAGGTCTCCTCCGTCATCGTCGGCTCCGCCCTCACCGTCGTCCTCGCCACTGCGGCGATGGGCCTGGCCGAGATCGGCATGTTCAGCACCACCGGCCCGGCCATCGCGCTCGCGGTCGCGTTCACGCTCCTGCTCTGCCTGAGCCTCCTGCCCGCGATGCTGGCCCTCATCGGCCCGCGCGGCTGGGTCGACCCGAAGCCCGCCAGGTCCGAGGCACGCTGGGCTGGTGTCGCGGCGTACGTCGTCGCGCGGCCGGCGCGCGTCCTCGCGCTCGGGCTGCTGCCGCTGATCCTGCTGGCGCTGTTCTACCCGTTCATGGACCTGGCCTATGACCAGCGCCGCGTGCAGCCGAAGGACACCGAGAGCAACGACGGCTACGCCCTGCTCGCCGACCACTACCCGGCCAACGAGGTGCTCGCCGACTACGTGCTGATCACGAGCGACCACGACCTGCGCAACTCGAAGGACATCGCTGCGATCGAGCAGGCGGCGGCCTCGGTCGCCCGGCTCCCTGGTGTCGAGTCCGTGCGGACCGTCTCCCGCCCGCTCGGTACGACGCTGGAGCAGGCCTCGCTCGGCTACCAGATGGGCGTCGCGGGTGACCGCCTCGGCAAGGCCTCCGCCGGTGTCCAGAAGGGTGTGAAGTCGGCCGAGGAGCTCTCCGCCGGTGCCTCCGAGCTGAGCACCGGCGCCGGTCAGGTCGCCGACGGCGCCACCCGCGCCGTCGACGGTGCGGACCGCCTGCTCGCCGGGGCCGACGAGCTCGCCTCGGGTGTCGCGCGACTGGCCGCCGGCGCGGATTCTGCGACAGCCGGAGCACGCCGGCTCCGTGACGGCGCGAACCAGCTTGCTGACGGCCTCGAGTCAGGACTCGACCAGGCGCAGGTCGCCGTCGACGGGCTCGGCCTCGCCTACAACGCGTTGAGGCAGAGCCTGGTGTGCGGACTCGACCCCTACTGCTCCCGTGCCCGTGACGGCATCCGCCAGATCTGGGTCGGCGAGCGCGACCAGCTGATCCCGGGCCTGCGCGACGCCGTCGCTGCCGCCCGCGCGATCGCCGATGGCAGCGCATCCCTCGAGGACGGGCTGGCACAGATGCAGGCCGGCCTCTCCAAGGCTGATGCAGGTGCCGCTCAGCTGCGTGCCGGCCAGGCGACGCTCGCCGACAAGCTCGGCGACCTGGCTTCCGGAGCGGGTCAGGTTGCTGAGGGATCGGAGAAGGTCGCCGGTGGCACCTCCCAGGTGGCCGGCCGGATCGAGGAGCTCGGCACCGGCCTGACCGATGCGTCGTCCTACCTCAACCAGACGGCGGCCGAGACCAAGGACCCCGCGCTCGGCGGCTTCTACCTCCCGCCGGCGGCGTTCCACGACGAACGGTTCGCCCTGGCGCGCGGGCTCTTCATCTCGCCCGACGGGAAGTCGGCGCGGATGATCGTGGTCGGGTCGACCGATGCCTTCGGCAAGGAGTCGATCGACCGGTCCGCGGAGCTTCTTGATGCGACGGAACTCGCCCTCGCGGGTGGTCCGCTTGCGGGCAGCACCATCGAGGCCGCGGGCATGCCTTCCTCGCTCGCCGACATCCGTGAGCTCTCGACGCGCGACTTCCGGATGGTCGCGCTGCTCTCCCTGCTCGTCGTCCTGATCATCCTGCTGGTGCTGCTGCGCAGCGTCGTCGCGGCGCTCTTCCTGCTGTCGTCGGTCGTGCTCTCGTACGCCGCGGCGATCGGCCTCGGCGTGCTGTTCTGGCAGGTCCTGCTCGACAAGCCGCTCGACTGGACCGTGCCGTCGATCGCCTTCGTGCTGCTCGTCGCGGTCGGCGCGGACTACAACATGCTGCTGATCAAGCGGATCCGTGACGAGGCGCCCAACGGCGAACCCGAGGGCGTCGCCCGGGCGCTCGCAGTCACCGGAAGCGTCATCACGGCAGCCGGCCTGATCTTCGCGGCGAGCGTGTTCGCGATGATGTCGGGCAGCGTGCTGACGCTCACCCAGATCGGCTTCACCATCGGCATGGGCCTGCTGCTCGACACGTTCATCGTCCGCACGCTGGTGGTGCCGGCGTTCGCGGCGCTGGTCGGTCCGCGGCTGTGGTGGCCGAAGATCGAAGCAGGCGCCGCGGCGCGTCAGTCCAGCCCGGCGACCTGA
- a CDS encoding response regulator: protein MTATADIRVLLVDDQELVRSGLRRILRKKDGFDVVGECSDGSEVPAAVASCQPDVVIMDLRMRNVDGIEATRRLRSAPDAPPVLALTTFDDDELLSGVLRAGAAGFLLKDSPAEDLIRGVRAVATGQALLDPAVTGRVLATYRTSTPGGAGADDTTLSARELDVLRLIGRGLSNGEIAETLVISEVTVKSHVGRIFTKLGLRDRAAAIVFAFDRGIVSPTA, encoded by the coding sequence GTGACCGCGACCGCCGACATCCGGGTGCTGCTGGTCGACGACCAGGAGCTGGTCCGGTCCGGGCTGCGCCGCATCCTGCGCAAGAAGGACGGCTTCGATGTCGTGGGCGAGTGCTCCGACGGCTCCGAGGTGCCTGCTGCGGTGGCTTCCTGCCAACCCGATGTCGTGATCATGGATCTCCGCATGCGCAACGTCGACGGCATCGAGGCCACCCGCCGCCTGCGCTCTGCTCCTGACGCGCCGCCCGTGCTGGCGCTCACCACGTTCGACGACGACGAGCTGCTCTCGGGTGTCCTGCGCGCGGGCGCGGCCGGCTTCCTCCTCAAGGACTCCCCCGCCGAGGACCTGATCCGCGGCGTACGCGCTGTCGCCACCGGCCAGGCCCTGCTCGACCCAGCCGTCACCGGCCGGGTGCTGGCCACCTACCGCACGAGTACGCCGGGCGGCGCGGGCGCCGACGACACGACCCTGAGCGCGCGCGAGCTGGATGTCCTGAGGCTGATCGGGCGCGGGCTCTCCAACGGCGAGATCGCCGAGACGCTGGTGATCTCCGAGGTGACCGTGAAGAGCCATGTCGGCCGGATCTTCACCAAGCTCGGCCTGCGCGACCGGGCCGCCGCGATCGTGTTCGCGTTCGACCGCGGCATCGTCTCCCCCACCGCCTGA
- a CDS encoding sensor histidine kinase, producing MSLSSLTSKLSARWARHGYPQFVWWIPLVMYGSTAIALVIGVAQRSGSGDVAAAAGLALISSIPWVFDALAIRLRWWLTAPLAAVPTLVLMAQYPVGYDFAIFSLVMLVGHLGALEKFVESLVATALVCAAVGFLGVTGDVEASAFWIAGIVVGWDIGFIMQYQQRRLDAQESMAVAAQAAAVLEERQRIAREVHDVIAHSLSVTLLHLTAARRSLEDEDVDVAEAAEALLDAERLGRQAMAEIRHTVGLLGQGGGAPRPAPDLLDVTALVEEFRGAGLDVVLEISGSPEDVPAQTALGLYRIAQESLANIAKHQPASRAVVVLEADASRQALQIWNTLPSPAAQGPRDGAGLTGMQQRAALLDGHFAAGPRDGVWVVEVAVPARAAETCRLGLPKILRPGFRAAPSPGTVTP from the coding sequence GTGTCCCTCTCGTCCCTGACCTCGAAGCTGTCCGCCCGCTGGGCGCGCCACGGCTATCCCCAGTTCGTCTGGTGGATCCCACTGGTCATGTACGGCAGCACCGCCATCGCCCTGGTCATCGGCGTGGCCCAGCGCTCTGGCTCTGGTGATGTTGCGGCGGCCGCGGGACTCGCGCTGATCTCGTCGATCCCGTGGGTCTTCGACGCGTTGGCGATCCGCCTGCGGTGGTGGCTGACCGCACCCCTGGCCGCGGTGCCGACACTGGTGCTGATGGCGCAGTACCCGGTCGGCTACGACTTCGCGATCTTCTCGCTGGTGATGCTGGTCGGCCATCTGGGAGCGCTCGAGAAGTTCGTCGAGAGCCTGGTTGCCACCGCTCTCGTCTGCGCTGCGGTGGGCTTCCTCGGCGTGACGGGTGACGTCGAGGCGTCGGCGTTCTGGATCGCCGGCATCGTCGTCGGCTGGGACATCGGTTTCATCATGCAGTACCAGCAGCGCCGCCTCGACGCGCAGGAGTCGATGGCTGTTGCCGCGCAGGCCGCGGCGGTCCTGGAGGAGCGCCAGCGGATCGCCCGCGAGGTCCACGACGTCATCGCGCACTCGCTCAGCGTCACGCTGCTGCACCTGACCGCGGCCCGCCGCTCGCTGGAGGACGAGGACGTCGATGTGGCCGAGGCCGCCGAAGCGCTGCTCGACGCCGAGCGGCTCGGGCGCCAGGCGATGGCCGAGATCCGGCACACCGTCGGGCTGCTGGGCCAGGGTGGCGGTGCTCCCCGACCGGCGCCCGACCTGCTCGACGTGACCGCTCTGGTCGAGGAGTTCCGTGGCGCCGGGCTCGACGTGGTGCTGGAGATCTCGGGCTCCCCCGAGGACGTGCCCGCTCAGACGGCACTCGGTCTCTACCGGATCGCGCAGGAGTCGCTGGCCAACATCGCCAAGCACCAGCCCGCCTCCCGCGCGGTGGTGGTCCTGGAGGCCGATGCGTCACGGCAGGCGCTCCAGATCTGGAACACGCTGCCGTCCCCTGCCGCCCAGGGACCGCGCGATGGCGCCGGCCTCACCGGCATGCAGCAGCGCGCCGCGCTCCTCGACGGACACTTCGCCGCCGGGCCGCGCGACGGGGTCTGGGTGGTCGAGGTCGCCGTTCCGGCCCGCGCTGCCGAGACGTGCCGCCTCGGCCTCCCCAAGATCCTGCGGCCCGGCTTCCGCGCCGCGCCCTCTCCTGGAACGGTGACCCCATGA